The Bacillota bacterium genome has a window encoding:
- the pyrF gene encoding orotidine-5'-phosphate decarboxylase, translated as MEERKAPGLIVALDCGNSAEAEKLVEQLIEFTPFFKVGLELFSSGGPEVVRRIQGLGARVFLDLKLHDIPNTVAKTVMTLCALQPFMLTIHASGGSAMMRAAADAARRSCRVGEFPPPKLLGVTVLTSIEQDVLSVELGVARSLDDQVVNLAKLSASSGLDGVVASPREAQNLRGILDPSFLIVTPGIRPGGTESADQKRFATPGDAVLAGADFLVVGRPITMASDPRAACQSIIEEISSHRMRPCG; from the coding sequence ATGGAGGAAAGAAAGGCGCCAGGGTTGATAGTGGCTCTGGACTGCGGTAATTCAGCAGAAGCCGAGAAGCTGGTGGAACAGCTGATAGAGTTTACGCCTTTTTTCAAAGTGGGGCTTGAGCTTTTTTCCAGCGGAGGCCCAGAGGTCGTGAGGAGGATACAGGGTCTCGGAGCCAGGGTGTTTTTGGATTTGAAGTTACATGATATACCCAACACTGTAGCGAAGACCGTCATGACTCTTTGTGCTCTTCAGCCTTTCATGCTCACGATCCACGCTAGCGGCGGCAGCGCCATGATGAGGGCAGCGGCGGACGCGGCACGCAGATCTTGTCGTGTAGGGGAATTTCCTCCTCCGAAGCTGCTGGGAGTTACTGTTTTGACAAGTATTGAGCAGGATGTTCTGTCCGTTGAACTCGGTGTCGCTCGTTCCCTAGATGATCAGGTGGTGAACCTGGCTAAGCTCTCCGCCTCCTCGGGGCTCGATGGGGTGGTGGCCTCCCCTCGAGAGGCCCAAAATCTAAGGGGGATCCTGGATCCGTCATTTCTGATCGTGACTCCTGGGATCAGGCCCGGCGGAACCGAATCAGCTGATCAGAAGAGGTTTGCTACCCCGGGTGATGCGGTGCTTGCCGGGGCAGACTTCTTGGTGGTGGGCAGGCCCATAACTATGGCCAGTGATCCCAGGGCGGCGTGCCAGAGCATCATTGAGGAGATCTCCTCCCATCGGATGCGGCCTTGCGGGTGA
- a CDS encoding aspartate carbamoyltransferase catalytic subunit: MMWRHKDLLGIRELSREEIELVLDTAEPCREIFAREIKKLPTLRGKTMVNLFYEPSTRTRTSFELAGKWMSADVINITVSASSVAKGESLKDTVRTLESLAADVIVMRHQMAGAPHFVARTVKASVINAGDGMHEHPTQAFLDLFTIRRHKGRIEGLKAVIIGDILHSRVAKSDIWGLVKLGARVVLSGPPTLMPPDIEHMGAEVQYDLDKALQGADVINVLRIQKERQQGGLLPSLREYSALWGMNSTRLKLAREDAMLMHPGPANLGVEITEEVASSPQSVIREQVTNGVAVRMALLYLLSGGGDPREITS; the protein is encoded by the coding sequence ATGATGTGGAGACATAAGGATTTGCTTGGCATCCGGGAGCTCTCCAGAGAGGAGATCGAGCTCGTCCTGGATACTGCCGAACCGTGCCGGGAGATCTTTGCTCGCGAAATCAAGAAGCTTCCGACATTGAGGGGAAAGACAATGGTAAATCTCTTTTACGAGCCGAGCACCCGGACGAGGACATCCTTTGAACTGGCAGGCAAGTGGATGAGCGCTGACGTGATAAATATCACAGTATCTGCTAGTAGTGTAGCCAAAGGCGAGAGCTTGAAAGATACGGTCAGGACCCTGGAATCCCTGGCTGCAGATGTAATCGTCATGAGGCATCAGATGGCTGGCGCCCCGCATTTCGTGGCTCGTACAGTAAAAGCTTCTGTGATCAATGCCGGTGATGGTATGCACGAGCATCCGACCCAAGCCTTTCTGGACCTTTTTACAATAAGGAGGCATAAGGGGCGAATAGAAGGGCTCAAGGCGGTGATTATAGGGGATATTTTGCACAGCAGGGTGGCAAAGTCGGATATTTGGGGACTGGTCAAATTGGGAGCAAGGGTCGTCCTATCTGGACCGCCGACGCTCATGCCGCCTGATATTGAGCATATGGGCGCAGAGGTGCAGTATGACCTGGATAAAGCCCTTCAGGGGGCGGATGTCATAAATGTGCTCAGGATACAGAAGGAGCGCCAGCAGGGCGGACTTTTGCCAAGCCTCAGGGAATATTCGGCGCTGTGGGGGATGAATTCAACAAGGCTCAAGCTTGCTCGGGAAGATGCCATGCTCATGCATCCCGGGCCCGCAAACCTGGGCGTTGAGATAACAGAGGAAGTGGCATCCAGTCCTCAATCTGTCATACGGGAACAGGTGACAAATGGAGTGGCTGTGAGGATGGCATTATTATATCTCCTTTCTGGCGGGGGTGATCCACGTGAAATTACTTCTTAA
- the plsY gene encoding glycerol-3-phosphate 1-O-acyltransferase PlsY, whose translation MTLLVLCLGYLLGSIPFGVLASKVLGKDVRRYGSGNIGATNVLRVLGIPAAVVVLVGDVGKGLLAMFLAKRILVNQWAVMLAGLAAIAGHNWSIFLGFKGGKGVATSLGVALMLSPALTVAVILVFVFVVAATRYVSLGSVSAAALAPFISYALHLPAAIIVFSVVAGAFIVIRHWKNIQRIHAGTEHRLGEKTASKKPTN comes from the coding sequence ATGACTCTACTGGTTCTATGCCTTGGGTATCTTCTGGGGTCGATACCGTTCGGTGTGCTGGCAAGTAAGGTCCTGGGCAAGGATGTGCGTCGTTATGGCAGCGGCAACATCGGGGCCACCAATGTCCTCAGGGTGCTGGGAATCCCGGCGGCCGTCGTGGTGCTGGTGGGAGACGTAGGAAAGGGGCTGCTGGCCATGTTCCTGGCAAAGAGAATCCTGGTGAATCAATGGGCCGTAATGTTGGCAGGGCTTGCGGCTATAGCGGGGCATAACTGGTCGATATTTCTCGGATTTAAAGGTGGCAAGGGGGTAGCGACCTCCCTCGGGGTTGCCTTGATGCTATCTCCAGCTCTAACAGTAGCGGTCATACTGGTCTTCGTGTTTGTGGTGGCAGCGACGAGGTATGTGTCCCTGGGATCGGTATCAGCTGCAGCGCTGGCCCCATTCATCTCATATGCTCTTCACCTCCCCGCCGCCATAATAGTCTTTTCGGTGGTGGCCGGGGCCTTTATCGTCATCCGACACTGGAAGAATATCCAGAGGATTCACGCTGGCACTGAGCATCGTCTGGGAGAGAAGACAGCGAGTAAGAAGCCTACAAACTAG
- the pyrR gene encoding bifunctional pyr operon transcriptional regulator/uracil phosphoribosyltransferase PyrR yields MTLIEKAQIMDEDTMRRACVRMAHEIIERNKGTQGLALVGIRTRGFPLARRLAAAIKEIEGQDVPVGVLDITLYRDDLSLISVQPVVHKTEIPFNVTHKRIVLVDDVLYTGRTARAALDALMDLGRPQRIQLAVLIDRGHRELPIRADFVGKNVPTSQREVISVKVREIDGEDKVIIQELEDDTGAKDDGSRSR; encoded by the coding sequence ATGACCCTCATAGAAAAAGCTCAGATAATGGATGAGGATACTATGCGACGCGCTTGTGTGCGCATGGCTCATGAGATCATAGAGCGAAACAAAGGCACACAGGGCCTTGCATTGGTAGGCATCAGGACAAGGGGGTTCCCTTTGGCTCGAAGGCTTGCGGCGGCCATTAAGGAGATCGAGGGTCAAGATGTTCCTGTGGGGGTTCTGGACATAACTCTCTACCGGGATGATCTCAGCCTGATCTCTGTCCAGCCTGTTGTTCACAAGACCGAGATACCATTCAACGTCACCCACAAGAGAATAGTCCTGGTTGATGATGTTTTGTATACCGGGAGAACAGCGCGGGCAGCGCTCGATGCCCTCATGGATCTGGGCCGGCCTCAGCGGATTCAGCTAGCTGTACTTATTGATAGAGGGCATAGAGAATTGCCTATTCGGGCCGACTTCGTGGGGAAGAATGTCCCCACTTCCCAAAGGGAGGTAATCAGCGTCAAGGTGAGGGAAATCGATGGGGAAGACAAGGTGATAATACAGGAGCTAGAGGATGATACAGGAGCTAAAGATGATGGATCAAGATCCAGGTAA
- the purE gene encoding 5-(carboxyamino)imidazole ribonucleotide mutase has translation MTTRVGIIFGSESDKEIMREAADVLDQVGVEWEARVISAHRSPELAKEYASTAKDRGIEVIIAGAGLSAHLPGVMAAWTTLPVIGVPIKAGALAGFDALLSISQMPPGVPVAAVGIDAARNAAILACEILALKDADIAARLAEMRKAQTERLERLKAVDVLKGHSPER, from the coding sequence ATGACGACAAGGGTTGGGATCATATTTGGAAGTGAAAGTGATAAGGAAATCATGCGCGAGGCGGCTGATGTCCTGGATCAGGTTGGGGTGGAATGGGAGGCCAGGGTCATTTCGGCTCATAGATCGCCTGAGCTCGCCAAGGAATATGCATCTACCGCCAAAGATAGAGGAATAGAGGTGATCATCGCCGGCGCCGGACTTTCCGCACATCTTCCAGGCGTCATGGCCGCATGGACAACCTTGCCTGTCATCGGTGTGCCCATCAAGGCAGGCGCTCTAGCCGGATTTGATGCCCTTCTATCCATCTCGCAAATGCCTCCTGGTGTCCCTGTAGCCGCCGTCGGCATAGATGCCGCTCGCAATGCCGCGATCCTTGCCTGCGAGATTCTCGCGTTAAAGGATGCTGACATAGCAGCCAGGCTAGCAGAGATGCGGAAGGCTCAGACGGAGCGCTTGGAGCGTCTAAAAGCAGTCGATGTCTTGAAGGGGCATTCTCCCGAACGATAG
- a CDS encoding orotate phosphoribosyltransferase — protein sequence MEGKRVTYEEDVMQILGEVGAYQKGHFLLSSGLHSDAYIEKFRVLERPFYTERLCRRLADKFRDEGITCVIGPTTGGIIVAYEVARHLPEARAIFAEREGDGRELRRGFHITPGENVLVVEDVVTTGGSCAQVVDVVRRHGGRLVGVGVLVDRSGGSVSFEPRYEPLIRLSLKTYAPGECPLCEAGVPLLHPGSSPIQGS from the coding sequence ATGGAGGGAAAAAGAGTCACGTATGAAGAGGATGTTATGCAAATTCTGGGTGAGGTTGGCGCGTATCAGAAGGGGCATTTTCTACTCTCATCGGGGCTTCATAGTGATGCATATATAGAGAAATTCAGGGTGCTCGAGAGGCCTTTCTATACAGAGAGATTATGCAGGCGACTCGCGGACAAGTTCCGGGATGAAGGAATCACCTGCGTGATAGGACCCACTACCGGTGGGATCATAGTGGCATATGAAGTAGCCCGACATCTGCCGGAGGCCCGGGCGATCTTTGCAGAGAGGGAAGGAGATGGCAGGGAGCTCCGCCGTGGCTTTCATATAACCCCGGGGGAGAATGTCCTGGTGGTTGAGGATGTGGTCACCACCGGCGGGTCTTGCGCGCAAGTGGTCGATGTGGTCAGACGTCACGGAGGGCGACTGGTAGGGGTCGGTGTCCTGGTTGACAGAAGCGGCGGATCGGTATCGTTCGAGCCAAGGTATGAGCCTTTGATTCGTCTGTCACTCAAGACATATGCGCCTGGCGAATGTCCCCTCTGTGAAGCTGGGGTCCCACTTTTGCATCCTGGAAGTTCTCCCATCCAAGGATCATAA
- a CDS encoding dihydroorotate dehydrogenase: MADPVKIIRSFPVAPGLFQMTLESEKISSSARPGQFVHILCSAKVPDFWQAPSDPLLRRPFSIAGANQRNGYFDIIYQIRGLGTRYLAERKPGDFLDVMGPLGNGFTIDGVSGPVLLVAGGTGVAPLLFLAEELSRRGIWGTAVIGARTGSLLLGSNKLETLGFKAIAVTEDGSEGETGRATDVVARLIKRPWKHVFACGPLPMIAALNPLMMAGSFPCQVSLEERMACGIGACRGCTCFTKHGPRRVCKDGPVFQLQDLIDVGGQSFQQDFADAGDNHGRSASRSEACQPPDLRVRLGPIILKNPVMVSSGAFGFGEEYAETFDISELGAIVTKGITLDPKAGNPPPRVMETPSGMLNSIGLENPGLDGFVRDHLPFLARTGVPVIVNLAGETYDDFSIMLDRLDAEPSVTGFELNVSCPNVAAGGLAFGRDPESVYHLTRLARRRTSKLLIVKLSPNVSDIAGIARAAEMGGADGISLVNTFIGTSVDIDRQSFSLANKTGGLSGPAIRPLAVKMVGDVFNSVKIPIIGMGGIVCGKDAVEFMLAGATAVSVGTGLFVAPGCAVDIVRGIQEYMLSKGFASINDMVGFVWRKERRQG, from the coding sequence ATGGCAGACCCAGTAAAGATCATACGCAGCTTTCCCGTTGCGCCGGGACTTTTTCAGATGACACTGGAATCTGAAAAGATCTCAAGTAGCGCAAGGCCGGGGCAATTCGTGCATATTTTGTGTTCGGCAAAAGTGCCGGACTTTTGGCAAGCCCCGTCAGATCCTCTTCTGAGGCGGCCATTTAGCATCGCCGGCGCAAATCAACGAAATGGGTATTTTGACATCATCTATCAGATAAGAGGTTTGGGCACCCGCTATCTTGCCGAAAGAAAGCCTGGGGATTTCCTTGATGTCATGGGTCCCCTGGGAAACGGTTTCACCATCGATGGAGTATCTGGGCCTGTGTTGCTGGTGGCTGGCGGCACTGGCGTAGCTCCCCTGCTGTTTCTGGCCGAGGAGTTGTCACGGCGCGGGATATGGGGAACCGCGGTCATTGGCGCGCGGACCGGGAGCCTCCTGTTGGGCAGCAATAAGCTGGAAACCCTCGGGTTCAAAGCGATAGCTGTAACGGAAGATGGGAGTGAGGGGGAGACTGGCAGGGCCACAGATGTGGTAGCTCGCCTTATAAAGCGGCCCTGGAAACATGTCTTTGCCTGCGGTCCACTGCCGATGATAGCGGCGTTGAACCCTTTGATGATGGCGGGGTCTTTCCCCTGTCAGGTCTCCCTGGAGGAGCGTATGGCCTGCGGCATCGGCGCCTGCCGTGGGTGTACGTGCTTCACCAAGCATGGGCCTCGCCGTGTATGCAAAGATGGGCCAGTATTTCAGCTTCAGGATCTCATCGATGTAGGTGGGCAGTCCTTTCAACAGGATTTCGCCGATGCAGGCGACAATCATGGCCGAAGTGCGTCCCGGAGTGAAGCGTGCCAGCCCCCGGACCTCAGGGTCAGACTGGGGCCGATCATTCTGAAGAATCCGGTTATGGTTTCCTCTGGGGCCTTCGGATTTGGTGAAGAATACGCGGAGACCTTTGATATCTCCGAGTTAGGAGCGATAGTGACCAAGGGAATAACCCTCGATCCAAAAGCGGGCAATCCGCCCCCCAGGGTGATGGAGACCCCATCAGGAATGTTGAATTCTATCGGCCTCGAAAACCCCGGGCTGGACGGTTTCGTAAGAGATCACCTTCCCTTCCTTGCCAGGACTGGCGTGCCTGTCATCGTGAACCTGGCGGGCGAGACTTATGATGATTTTTCCATCATGCTGGATAGGCTCGATGCCGAACCTTCCGTGACCGGCTTCGAGTTGAATGTCTCTTGTCCGAATGTGGCAGCGGGTGGACTTGCCTTCGGTAGGGATCCCGAAAGCGTCTATCATCTGACGCGCCTCGCCAGGAGGAGAACCTCAAAACTCCTCATCGTAAAACTCTCTCCAAATGTGAGTGATATAGCGGGAATAGCGCGGGCGGCCGAGATGGGTGGGGCGGATGGAATCTCGCTGGTCAATACCTTCATTGGAACATCCGTGGACATAGACCGCCAGTCTTTTTCCCTTGCCAATAAGACTGGAGGCCTCTCTGGCCCTGCTATAAGGCCTCTTGCGGTTAAAATGGTGGGAGATGTGTTCAACTCGGTAAAGATTCCGATAATTGGCATGGGCGGCATCGTATGCGGCAAAGATGCAGTTGAATTCATGCTGGCGGGGGCTACGGCCGTCAGCGTGGGAACGGGGTTGTTCGTAGCCCCGGGATGCGCCGTGGATATCGTCCGCGGAATTCAGGAATACATGCTATCCAAGGGATTCGCATCAATAAACGATATGGTGGGATTTGTATGGAGGAAAGAAAGGCGCCAGGGTTGA
- a CDS encoding dihydroorotase: MKLLLKGGKVVDPRSGSDDIADIAIEDGKIIEVGHDLVMDGAETLDVAGLVIFPGFIDMHVHLREPGREDEETIETGSAAAVSGGFTSIACMPNTDPPLDCAPLIEFIKVRGSACGLANIFPIGAATRGMQGEELSEIGELFRAGAVALSDDGFPISSSKVVRRVLEYSRMFNMPFISHAEDNDLSSGGAMNEGALSIELGLRGIPAASEEIAVSRNLILAEMTGGRIHIAHVSTARSIELIREAKGRGVKVTCEVTPHHFTLTEEAVRDYDTNTKMNPPLRTEGDVAALRAAIADGTVDVIATDHAPHTLEEKEVEFDLAPFGIIGLETAVPLAVTELIHRGEISLVALGRLMSYAPARILGLENKGWIGPGADADITVVDLDREFTIDVSDFRSMSRNSPFQGRKVRGKVCYTIVGGRIVFPA, encoded by the coding sequence GTGAAATTACTTCTTAAGGGTGGTAAGGTCGTAGATCCTCGGAGCGGATCTGATGACATAGCCGACATAGCTATAGAAGATGGCAAAATCATCGAGGTGGGGCATGATCTAGTGATGGATGGGGCTGAAACGCTAGATGTCGCGGGGCTTGTCATCTTCCCCGGGTTCATTGATATGCATGTCCACCTCAGGGAACCCGGCCGGGAGGACGAAGAGACCATTGAGACTGGCAGCGCGGCTGCCGTGTCTGGAGGATTCACATCTATTGCATGCATGCCCAATACAGATCCTCCCCTAGACTGCGCCCCTCTCATAGAGTTTATAAAAGTCAGGGGCAGTGCTTGCGGTCTGGCGAACATATTTCCTATCGGCGCGGCAACGCGCGGCATGCAAGGGGAAGAGCTCTCCGAGATCGGGGAGCTATTCCGGGCAGGGGCCGTCGCCTTATCTGATGATGGCTTTCCCATATCTAGCTCAAAGGTCGTGCGGAGAGTCCTGGAATATTCGAGGATGTTCAATATGCCATTTATCTCCCATGCTGAAGATAACGATCTTTCCTCAGGCGGCGCGATGAATGAGGGTGCTCTCTCCATTGAACTGGGATTGCGCGGCATTCCCGCGGCCAGTGAAGAGATAGCCGTATCGCGGAATCTCATACTGGCGGAGATGACTGGTGGACGAATTCATATAGCCCATGTATCTACAGCGCGTTCAATCGAGCTGATAAGAGAGGCCAAGGGACGCGGCGTCAAAGTGACCTGTGAAGTCACTCCGCATCATTTCACTTTGACAGAGGAAGCCGTCAGGGATTATGATACCAATACTAAGATGAACCCGCCTCTCAGGACGGAAGGAGATGTGGCGGCCTTAAGGGCGGCCATAGCAGATGGCACGGTTGATGTGATCGCTACTGATCATGCGCCTCATACCTTGGAGGAAAAGGAAGTAGAATTCGATCTCGCGCCATTCGGCATCATAGGGCTTGAGACAGCGGTCCCGCTCGCCGTAACTGAGCTTATCCATAGAGGAGAAATATCACTTGTGGCCCTGGGGCGCCTCATGTCATATGCGCCCGCCAGGATCCTCGGACTCGAGAACAAGGGATGGATCGGGCCGGGAGCCGATGCAGACATTACTGTGGTCGATCTGGATAGAGAATTTACTATAGATGTCAGCGATTTTCGTTCCATGTCAAGGAACTCCCCATTCCAAGGCAGGAAGGTCCGGGGGAAAGTCTGCTATACCATAGTTGGAGGAAGGATAGTATTTCCGGCATAA